A section of the Gloeobacter violaceus PCC 7421 genome encodes:
- a CDS encoding IPT/TIG domain-containing protein: MSRISGSAVFLSVALATVQPFALPLLSQEALAQTTSAITSFSPTSGPIGTAVVINGSGFSNVSSVKVGGGNVGFTRNSSTQVTATTNSNAKTGPISIQTSNGLLTSSSTFTVTVNNPTISSFSPISGPPDTKVVIQGTYFNNVQSVKIGSIYLNFVRDSETQLTTTTKTGNVSGKVTVTTTGGSAVSSASFTSDPPSITSFTPTNGTAYPATDVTIKGINLLNITSIGFGKGYAENWQSSSHKEVKTKIPCTASTGKIAINTYAGVISSTTDFSVPDAGVPSDVPQRIACVKDPRTPPDGFTAITYWGQAIVDTSKTGEAIVEIDYMKLWCTINGTEKLLADDQGSIDGQLYVRSGWYSIRETEPMPYTYNAENDSVVLPISDHPDKIFHWYMSTPRASWSPDETVSSCRVEGRMKISGPALVQLGADWWVDAYAPWNGAQVNNREMGYSNWYLASPDWQVIRMP; encoded by the coding sequence ATGTCACGCATATCAGGTTCTGCTGTGTTCCTGTCGGTTGCGCTTGCGACCGTTCAGCCTTTTGCATTGCCGCTTCTGAGTCAGGAGGCACTGGCTCAAACTACATCCGCAATCACCAGTTTTTCGCCCACCAGTGGCCCGATTGGGACAGCGGTGGTCATCAACGGCAGTGGTTTCAGCAACGTCAGTTCGGTCAAGGTGGGCGGGGGCAATGTCGGCTTTACCCGCAACTCCAGCACCCAGGTGACCGCCACCACTAACAGCAATGCCAAAACCGGTCCAATTTCGATTCAGACCAGCAACGGCTTGCTCACCAGCTCCAGCACCTTCACCGTTACAGTCAACAATCCGACTATTTCCAGTTTCTCGCCCATCAGCGGCCCGCCCGACACCAAGGTGGTCATCCAGGGCACCTACTTCAACAACGTCCAGTCCGTCAAAATCGGCAGCATCTATTTGAATTTCGTCCGCGACTCGGAGACGCAGCTCACCACCACCACCAAAACAGGCAATGTCAGCGGCAAGGTAACCGTCACCACCACCGGAGGCTCCGCCGTCAGTTCGGCAAGCTTTACTAGTGATCCGCCGAGCATCACCAGCTTCACCCCGACCAACGGCACCGCCTATCCAGCCACCGACGTCACCATCAAGGGCATCAACCTGCTCAATATCACCAGCATCGGCTTCGGCAAAGGCTATGCCGAGAACTGGCAATCCTCCAGCCACAAGGAAGTCAAGACCAAAATCCCCTGCACGGCGAGCACCGGCAAAATCGCCATCAACACCTACGCGGGTGTGATCTCAAGCACCACCGACTTCAGCGTGCCCGACGCCGGTGTGCCGAGTGACGTGCCCCAGCGCATCGCCTGCGTCAAAGACCCCCGCACCCCCCCGGACGGTTTCACGGCCATCACCTATTGGGGACAGGCGATCGTCGATACCAGCAAAACTGGTGAAGCCATCGTCGAGATCGACTACATGAAGCTCTGGTGCACCATCAACGGCACCGAGAAGCTCCTCGCCGACGACCAGGGCTCGATCGACGGCCAACTCTATGTGCGCTCCGGCTGGTACAGCATCCGCGAGACCGAGCCGATGCCTTACACCTACAACGCCGAGAATGACTCGGTCGTGCTGCCCATCTCCGACCATCCCGACAAAATCTTCCACTGGTACATGAGCACCCCCCGAGCTTCCTGGTCGCCGGACGAGACCGTCAGCAGCTGCCGCGTCGAGGGCCGCATGAAAATCAGTGGACCGGCCCTGGTGCAGTTGGGTGCCGACTGGTGGGTGGACGCCTACGCCCCCTGGAACGGCGCGCAGGTGAACAACCGCGAGATGGGTTATTCCAACTGGTATCTCGCATCGCCCGATTGGCAGGTTATCCGGATGCCCTGA
- a CDS encoding polysaccharide pyruvyl transferase family protein has translation MKVGILSFHHTSNYGATLQNYALWKTIDNLGFKAEVIDYQPFVAMKNYYVRELLPSRPVLSNLAKILKMKQFRESRIQLSEGVYFSSEGLKRFKRCYDAVVVGSDQVWSTDGWRGYDPSFFLDFIDGETTLKISYAASAGHTETLGAHRSNVQSLVRQFQAISVRDANTARVIKEECALDSIQVLDPTFLVGYGEFLGKALAIDSPFLLIYKMGPMSSSEESFILRLAGERNLKIVSVGYHHRIAQYNLAGIGPEEWVRYYSQAAYVFTDSYHGSIFSIIFHKPFNVFVCKTKAAKTGDLLNKLGLIERIFDGDKTNTSNIDYAPVQERLTRRVQASRDFLIRALSSRLATAKSSG, from the coding sequence ATGAAAGTAGGAATTCTCTCGTTTCATCACACTAGCAACTATGGGGCAACGCTTCAGAACTACGCGCTCTGGAAAACCATCGACAACCTGGGCTTCAAAGCCGAGGTCATCGACTACCAGCCTTTTGTTGCGATGAAAAACTATTATGTCAGAGAGCTTTTGCCCAGCCGACCCGTATTGAGCAATCTTGCCAAGATCCTCAAGATGAAGCAATTCAGAGAATCGCGCATCCAGCTCAGTGAAGGGGTCTACTTTTCATCGGAAGGCCTCAAGCGCTTCAAACGTTGCTACGACGCCGTTGTCGTCGGGAGTGACCAGGTCTGGTCCACGGACGGATGGCGCGGATACGATCCGTCATTTTTTCTGGATTTTATCGACGGAGAAACAACGCTTAAAATCAGCTATGCAGCCAGTGCAGGCCACACCGAGACCCTGGGTGCCCATCGCAGTAACGTTCAAAGCCTGGTGCGTCAATTCCAGGCCATTTCAGTCCGAGATGCAAACACAGCCCGCGTGATCAAAGAAGAGTGCGCCCTGGATTCGATCCAGGTACTTGACCCAACATTTTTGGTCGGTTATGGAGAGTTTTTGGGCAAAGCGCTTGCCATCGACAGCCCTTTTTTGCTGATTTATAAAATGGGTCCGATGAGTAGCTCAGAGGAGAGTTTTATTCTTCGACTGGCGGGTGAACGCAATTTAAAAATTGTCTCGGTAGGTTACCACCACAGAATTGCACAGTACAACCTGGCTGGTATTGGGCCTGAGGAGTGGGTACGGTACTATTCACAAGCGGCTTATGTTTTTACGGACTCTTACCACGGTTCGATATTCTCAATTATTTTCCACAAGCCCTTCAACGTGTTCGTCTGCAAAACAAAGGCCGCCAAAACTGGCGACTTACTGAACAAACTGGGCCTGATCGAGCGCATTTTTGACGGTGACAAGACAAATACCAGTAATATTGATTACGCGCCTGTACAGGAGCGCCTGACCAGGCGTGTTCAGGCATCAAGAGATTTCTTGATTCGAGCGCTGAGTTCGCGATTGGCTACTGCGAAAAGCTCGGGCTAA
- a CDS encoding FAD-binding protein, whose protein sequence is MSIVSVESNQLSTFRTTHRFECYGEFKSAEEFMDYCRWADRHGAKVYILGNGSNTLFTRSSVRSLVLKNSLPKTLEPLPDYRLRVSSTVQINEVLNYCGQNSFDSFYYLASVPASIGGALAMNAGRGKLHSRTIYDFVESVTFLENGEVKTLANEQITRSYRQTVFTGMTRKLILSAVLQFSPADFASNPLQERRQWAKEHQDNTLPNCGTVFKSACYPIMDRLRGLRIGEAWFSSKTSNWILNKSKSSTPIVTLITITKILHLMALQKVELEVISVD, encoded by the coding sequence GTGAGTATTGTTTCTGTCGAATCGAACCAACTTTCCACTTTTCGGACCACTCATCGATTTGAGTGTTACGGAGAATTCAAAAGCGCCGAGGAATTTATGGACTACTGCCGGTGGGCAGACCGGCACGGAGCGAAGGTCTATATCCTCGGAAACGGCTCCAATACTTTGTTCACTCGCTCGTCGGTGCGCTCGCTGGTGCTCAAGAATAGCTTGCCCAAAACCCTCGAACCGCTTCCCGACTACCGCCTGCGGGTATCTTCCACCGTGCAGATCAACGAAGTATTGAACTACTGCGGCCAAAATTCTTTTGACAGCTTTTACTATCTGGCTTCGGTTCCCGCTTCGATTGGCGGAGCGTTGGCAATGAACGCCGGTAGGGGCAAACTTCACAGCCGCACCATTTACGATTTTGTGGAAAGCGTGACGTTTCTTGAAAACGGCGAAGTCAAGACCCTCGCCAACGAGCAGATTACCAGAAGCTATCGCCAAACTGTCTTCACCGGCATGACCCGCAAATTGATCTTGAGCGCTGTGCTGCAATTCAGCCCGGCGGATTTTGCTTCCAACCCTCTGCAGGAACGTCGACAGTGGGCCAAAGAACACCAGGACAATACTCTGCCCAATTGCGGCACAGTCTTTAAATCGGCTTGTTATCCAATCATGGACAGACTGCGGGGATTGCGTATCGGTGAAGCCTGGTTTTCCAGCAAAACCAGCAACTGGATTTTAAACAAGTCGAAAAGCAGCACGCCGATAGTGACCTTGATTACGATAACCAAAATTTTGCACTTGATGGCACTGCAAAAGGTTGAATTAGAAGTGATCAGTGTGGACTAA
- a CDS encoding alpha/beta hydrolase family protein translates to MLRLGYKSQNYRELFSASHHIGKTPEEDVAEYRRRRSPVFHAEKLKTPLMVHTTTNDEDVNVMQVEALIKALKAAGKQFEYKIYQDAPGGHAFNRLDTALARESRQEIYRFLARYLSPPNPPGAPLPLGAASTSAQGQ, encoded by the coding sequence ATCCTGCGCCTCGGTTACAAAAGCCAGAACTACCGGGAGCTATTTTCTGCCTCTCACCACATCGGCAAGACCCCCGAGGAGGATGTGGCCGAGTACCGCCGCCGCCGCTCGCCGGTCTTCCACGCCGAGAAGCTCAAGACTCCGCTGATGGTCCACACGACCACCAACGACGAGGACGTCAACGTTATGCAGGTGGAGGCGCTCATCAAGGCCCTCAAGGCGGCGGGCAAACAGTTCGAGTACAAAATCTACCAGGATGCCCCCGGCGGCCACGCCTTCAACCGCCTCGACACGGCCCTGGCCAGAGAATCGCGCCAAGAAATTTACCGGTTTTTGGCCCGCTACTTGAGCCCGCCCAATCCTCCCGGTGCACCGCTGCCCCTCGGAGCGGCCTCCACATCCGCCCAGGGTCAGTAG
- a CDS encoding diflavin flavoprotein — protein sequence MTPAQTPVRDIQTVAVAPDTWALRSRSFVRLKFEVEYARQRGTTSNAFLFQGPDRTVLLSPPGETFTALFLAELERLIALEQIHAVVLGHINPNRAKTLIALLARAPRLEIICSNPGAIALRPLLEGEAADLQTQIRIVRGQEVLELGGDRRLQCIPAPTPRWPDGLCLFDQKHSALYTDKFFAAHVADDALFDESGTATGEDARYFYDCLMASQARQVEAVLDRLAEWPARVIAPVHGPLLRSGGLDLISHYRRWNRAQIEKTLTVALLYASAYGSTATLAQALAHGITKAGVGVETINCEFATPEEIREVVSRADGFVIGSPTLGGHAPTQIQTALGIVLATAPKSQLTGVFGSFGWSGEAIDLLEGKLRNAGYSFGFETIRVKFKPNAGTLQECEEAGTDFAQTLKKTRKARQGRAPAASTPVEQAAGRIVGSLCVVTARREEVSSAMLASWVTQATFNPPGLTVAVAKERAIESLLYPGDAFVLNILEDGQHLPLMKHFLKPFAPGQDRFAGVATRAAANGSPILSEALAYLECRVEGRMDCGDHWLVYCVAEGGDVLNPNGKTAVHFRSTGTHY from the coding sequence ATGACCCCTGCCCAAACGCCTGTGCGCGATATCCAGACGGTGGCGGTGGCCCCCGATACTTGGGCGCTGCGCTCCCGCAGCTTCGTGCGGCTCAAATTCGAGGTCGAGTACGCCCGGCAGCGGGGCACCACCTCCAACGCCTTTCTGTTTCAGGGGCCGGATCGAACGGTGCTGCTCTCCCCGCCGGGCGAAACGTTCACTGCCCTGTTTCTTGCGGAGTTGGAGCGGCTCATTGCCCTGGAGCAGATCCACGCGGTAGTGCTGGGTCACATCAACCCCAACCGCGCCAAAACCCTGATTGCCCTGCTGGCGCGCGCTCCCCGCCTGGAGATAATCTGCTCCAACCCCGGGGCCATCGCCCTTAGACCTTTGCTTGAAGGTGAAGCGGCCGACCTGCAAACGCAAATCCGGATCGTCCGCGGCCAAGAAGTCCTGGAACTGGGCGGCGATCGGCGGCTGCAGTGCATTCCCGCTCCGACGCCGCGCTGGCCCGACGGGCTGTGCCTCTTTGATCAAAAGCACTCGGCACTTTACACCGACAAATTTTTTGCCGCCCACGTCGCGGACGATGCCCTCTTCGACGAGAGCGGCACCGCCACGGGCGAGGACGCCCGTTACTTTTATGATTGTCTGATGGCAAGCCAGGCGCGCCAGGTCGAAGCGGTGCTCGACCGGCTTGCCGAGTGGCCCGCCCGGGTGATTGCCCCGGTGCACGGACCGCTGTTGCGCTCGGGCGGGCTGGATCTTATCTCCCATTACCGCCGCTGGAACCGCGCTCAGATTGAAAAGACGCTCACCGTCGCCTTGCTCTACGCCTCGGCCTACGGCTCCACCGCCACCCTCGCCCAGGCGCTTGCCCACGGGATCACCAAGGCCGGGGTGGGTGTGGAGACCATCAACTGCGAATTCGCCACCCCGGAGGAGATCCGCGAGGTGGTCTCGCGCGCCGACGGCTTTGTGATCGGCTCGCCCACCCTGGGCGGTCACGCCCCCACCCAGATCCAGACGGCCCTGGGCATTGTGCTTGCCACCGCTCCCAAATCGCAACTGACCGGGGTATTCGGCTCCTTCGGCTGGAGCGGCGAAGCGATCGACCTGCTGGAGGGCAAACTGCGCAACGCTGGATATTCCTTCGGCTTCGAGACTATTCGCGTCAAGTTCAAACCCAACGCCGGCACCTTGCAGGAGTGCGAGGAGGCGGGCACCGATTTTGCCCAGACGCTCAAGAAGACGCGCAAAGCCCGTCAGGGTCGCGCTCCTGCCGCCTCCACCCCCGTCGAGCAAGCCGCGGGCCGCATCGTCGGTTCGCTGTGTGTCGTCACGGCCCGGCGTGAAGAGGTCAGCAGTGCGATGCTCGCCTCCTGGGTCACCCAGGCCACCTTCAATCCGCCGGGGCTCACCGTGGCCGTCGCCAAGGAGCGGGCCATCGAGTCGCTGCTGTACCCGGGTGACGCCTTCGTGCTCAATATCCTTGAAGACGGGCAGCACCTGCCTTTGATGAAGCACTTTCTCAAACCCTTCGCTCCTGGCCAGGACCGTTTTGCGGGGGTTGCCACGCGCGCGGCGGCCAACGGCTCGCCCATCCTCTCAGAAGCGCTCGCCTACCTCGAATGCCGTGTGGAGGGGCGCATGGACTGCGGCGATCACTGGCTGGTCTACTGCGTGGCCGAGGGGGGAGATGTGCTCAACCCGAACGGCAAGACGGCCGTGCACTTTCGCTCGACCGGTACGCACTACTGA